Proteins encoded together in one Bactrocera neohumeralis isolate Rockhampton chromosome 4, APGP_CSIRO_Bneo_wtdbg2-racon-allhic-juicebox.fasta_v2, whole genome shotgun sequence window:
- the LOC126757269 gene encoding uncharacterized protein LOC126757269 isoform X1, translating into MSRAFNHKILLNCCNLIFLFCGVVLIVFGFFLFNDSKRILLSRLLVTTSEKLNSLPQPLFYYMSVGVPVAGCVAVLVSMVGFWASSLDTYCCLSLYFLSVVVLLLAQLLVCLAITLWPHCLGISLDESKMVKVLQGNYGMPGKEQFTNAIDLVQTHFGCCGINNDINYDTSLWKLQSYGQREWVVPLTCCILHNADDKLSYLDPKPENITQCQMLQKMDYVKNRHKMPCLKYIENWYNEQYTLFLQFSLIIAIVEFCILLSVIVNCTKIAKKSLKQEKLSKVKDTHVNKNQKLFENIYEQDLESRAVNTAIGLNKNCSLPKLFNEVYIKSSNLHKLSHTTDDNNTNLDSLQ; encoded by the exons ATGTCGCGCGCATTcaatcataaaatattgctCAACTGTTGTAATCTCATATTCTTG TTCTGTGGAGTGGTCCTTATCGTTtttggtttctttctttttaa cgATTCAAAACGTATTCTTCTATCACGTCTTCTGGTGACAACAAGCGAGAAACTGAACAGCTTACCACAACCGTTGTTCTATTATATGTCCGTTGGCGTTCCTGTAGCGGGATGTGTAGCAGTCCTCGTCTCCATGGTTGGATTTTGGGCATCCAGCCTGGACACCTATTGCTGCCttagtttgtattttttatcaGTGGTCGTTTTACTCCTAGCTCAGTTATTAGTCTGTCTAGCGATTACATTGTGGCCACATTGTTTGGGCATCAGTTTGGATGAGTCGAAAATGGTTAAAGTTCTACAGGGAAACTATGGTATGCCTGGAAAAGAGCAATTCACGAACGCCATTGATTTGGTCCAGACTCATTTCGGTTGCTGTGGCATAAATAACGATATTAACTATGACACATCCCTTTGGAAACTGCAAAGTTACGGTCAGCGAGAGTGGGTGGTACCTCTTACTTGTTGTATTTTACACAATGCCGATGATAAGTTGTCTTATTTGGATCCGAAGCCCGAGAACATAACTCAATGTCAAATGTTGCAGAAAATGGACTATGTAAAAAATCGTCATAAAATGCCTTGTCTCAAATACATAGAGAATTGGTATAATGAACAGTATACATTGTTCTTACAATTTAGTCTTATCATTGCCATTGTAGAATTTTGCATATTACTCTCGGTAATtgtaaattgtacaaaaatagcaaagaaaagtttaaaacaagaaaagttGTCAAAAGTAAAAGATACacatgtaaataaaaatcaaaaactatttgagaatATTTACGAACAGGATTTAGAATCAAGAGCTGTAAATACAGCCATCGGACTAAACAAGAATTGCAGCTTGCCAAAGTTATTTAACGAAGTGTACATAAAATCTAGTAACCTGCATAAACTTAGCCATACTACCGATGATAATAATACGAATCTTGACAGCTTACAATAA
- the LOC126757269 gene encoding uncharacterized protein LOC126757269 isoform X2, producing the protein MSRAFNHKILLNCCNLIFLFCGVVLIVFGFFLFNDSKRILLSRLLVTTSEKLNSLPQPLFYYMSVGVPVAGCVAVLVSMVGFWASSLDTYCCLSLYFLSVVVLLLAQLLVCLAITLWPHCLGISLDESKMVKVLQGNYGMPGKEQFTNAIDLVQTHFGCCGINNDINYDTSLWKLQSYGQREWVVPLTCCILHNADDKLSYLDPKPENITQCQMLQKMDYVKNRHKMPCLKYIENWYNEQYTLFLQFSLIIAIVEFCILLSVIVNCTKIAKKSLKQEKLSKVKDTHVNKNQKLFENIYEQDLESRAVNTAIGLNKNCSLPKLFNEVYIKSSNLHKLSHTTDDNNTNLDSLQ; encoded by the exons ATGTCGCGCGCATTcaatcataaaatattgctCAACTGTTGTAATCTCATATTCTTG TTCTGTGGAGTGGTCCTTA tcgtttttggtttctttctttttaacgATTCAAAACGTATTCTTCTATCACGTCTTCTGGTGACAACAAGCGAGAAACTGAACAGCTTACCACAACCGTTGTTCTATTATATGTCCGTTGGCGTTCCTGTAGCGGGATGTGTAGCAGTCCTCGTCTCCATGGTTGGATTTTGGGCATCCAGCCTGGACACCTATTGCTGCCttagtttgtattttttatcaGTGGTCGTTTTACTCCTAGCTCAGTTATTAGTCTGTCTAGCGATTACATTGTGGCCACATTGTTTGGGCATCAGTTTGGATGAGTCGAAAATGGTTAAAGTTCTACAGGGAAACTATGGTATGCCTGGAAAAGAGCAATTCACGAACGCCATTGATTTGGTCCAGACTCATTTCGGTTGCTGTGGCATAAATAACGATATTAACTATGACACATCCCTTTGGAAACTGCAAAGTTACGGTCAGCGAGAGTGGGTGGTACCTCTTACTTGTTGTATTTTACACAATGCCGATGATAAGTTGTCTTATTTGGATCCGAAGCCCGAGAACATAACTCAATGTCAAATGTTGCAGAAAATGGACTATGTAAAAAATCGTCATAAAATGCCTTGTCTCAAATACATAGAGAATTGGTATAATGAACAGTATACATTGTTCTTACAATTTAGTCTTATCATTGCCATTGTAGAATTTTGCATATTACTCTCGGTAATtgtaaattgtacaaaaatagcaaagaaaagtttaaaacaagaaaagttGTCAAAAGTAAAAGATACacatgtaaataaaaatcaaaaactatttgagaatATTTACGAACAGGATTTAGAATCAAGAGCTGTAAATACAGCCATCGGACTAAACAAGAATTGCAGCTTGCCAAAGTTATTTAACGAAGTGTACATAAAATCTAGTAACCTGCATAAACTTAGCCATACTACCGATGATAATAATACGAATCTTGACAGCTTACAATAA
- the LOC126757268 gene encoding elongator complex protein 4 gives MSSFRKRHVQKPIPGTRTSPQTGQIITSSGNPSFDVIFGGGLPVGSICLIEEDKYVTFSKVLAKYFIAEGVVSGQSVLLGSLDDDPQELMSKLPKPLNDDEVEIEKSTEQENGEASQNGLRIAWRYNDLPPVNSEQIPSKIGHHFNLMEHMDKNLLDFVDTLLWNGNSYVNSDEVDDDYDCGLGDEDNVFSAVESNAESKDDTDQNTTSSSSGSNISCKEVDLEQERINAAAALLSGNSNETPRIQNATKLQVDAVQAPTILGQKQNNNCEKIFNNSKYQRFLKLVQSFAKEEKFSSSTLVYRSLCRICITSLGSPLWYDEEFPKNILKFLTVLRGIVRNSVSVCFITMPMHLISKYDESLVPKIRNLVDYAIELESFSGSEHETNIAFKEYSGLIHLHKITAVNTLTAYMPETSDLAFKLRRKKFVIEKLHLPPEMQEDIKENMQTFSCSGGSSASATSMDF, from the exons ATGTCGAGCTTTCGTAAACGGCATGTGCAAAAACCAATACCAGGCACACGGACTAGTCCACAAACAGGACAGATAATAACTTCCAGTGGAAATCCTTCGTTTGATGTTATTTTTG GAGGTGGCTTGCCTGTTGGCTCAATATGTCTAATTG AGGAAGATAAGTACGTAACATTTTCAAAGGTTTTAGCGAAATACTTTATTGCGGAAGGAGTAGTTTCAGGACAGTCGGTTTTATTAGGAAGTTTGGATGATGATCCACAGGAATTAATGAGCAAATTGCCAAAACCACTCAATGATGATGAAGTGGAAATTGAAAAATCTACCGAGCAAGAAAACGGCGAGGCCTCTCAAAACGGCTTACGAATTGCATGGCGCTACAATGATCTTCCACCAGTAAATTCGGAACAAATACCTAGTAAAATAGGGCACCATTTTAATTTGATGGAACATATGGATAAAAATTTGCTAGACTTTGTCGACACTCTATTGTGGAATGGAAATTCATATGTTAATTCAGATGAAGTAGACGATGATTATGATTGTGGGTTAGGTGATGAGGATAATGTATTTTCCGCGGTTGAATCAAATGCAGAGTCCAAAGACGATACTGATCAAAATACGACGAGTAGCAGTAGTGGAAGCAACATCAGTTGCAAAGAAGTTGATTTAGAACAGGAAAGAATTAATGCTGCAGCAGCTCTACTATCCGGTAATTCCAATGAAACTCCCCGGATTCAAAATGCAACTAAATTGCAAGTCGATGCTGTGCAGGCTCCTACTATTTTaggccaaaaacaaaataataattgtgaAAAAATCTTCAATAATTCGAAATATCAACGTTTTCTTAAATTAGTTCAATCATTTGCCAAGGAGGAAAAATTTTCATCGAGTACATTGGTTTATCGTAGCCTTTGTCGTATCTGCATTACATCACTGGGATCGCCACTTTGGTATGATGAAGAATTTccgaaaaacattttaaaatttctaacagTGTTAAGAGGCATAGTAAGGAACTCAGTGTCGGTTTGTTTTATCACTATGCCTATGCATTTGATAtctaaatat gaTGAATCGCTTGTTCCCAAAATACGGAATTTGGTAGACTACGCCATCGAATTAGAATCATTTAGCGGATCTGAACATGAAACCAACATCGCTTTCAAAGAATACAGCGGTCTAATACATTTACACAAAATTACAGCTGTTAATACACTCACTGCCTATATGCCAGAAACTTCCGATTTAGCATTTAAGTTACGTCGAAAGAAGTTCGTCATTGAAAAGCTTCATTTGCCACCag AAATGCAAGAAGATATCAaagaaaatatgcaaacatTTAGTTGCAGCGGTGGATCTTCAGCCAGTGCTACGTCAATGGATTTTTAA